GAGGCGATATGTTTCGGGGTGGACTCGATCAAAGTGCCGTATATGAAAGAGGCGGGCGTGATTTTCGCGTTTTATACAAGTGGTGTGCTGATATTTGCGTTTATTGCGGCGTTTCATATTAAAGAGACGGAGTATTTCAATGGCGAGGATGGTGTTGTTATTCCCACGCATGTTCTGCAAGAGCATGCAGAGAAGCAGTCTGACACTGCGGCAAAGATAtgaatttaataattaatacttaacGTAGTTTTTGTATTACATGCTTACTAGGCAGTCATTGATAAAAGTTTTCCCGCGTAGATCATTGGGGGCTGTCAGCCATTGCACTTCTCTCCGTTTTCATCCTTCCCAAACCAGCTGATGGAATAAAGAACAACAAACATGACTCTTAAAGACAGAACATGTCTCTCGATGTTCAAGTCTTTGGTAATTCGTCGTCGGAAGCCGGCCCAGACTTTATTACAAGGCTTGCTGCCAGAGATGGTCGAAGTAGTGGCCCTTTTCCTGGAGCCCGCCGACATGTGTGCACTACGAATGACATGCAGGTCTCTCTATAACAAAACATACATTGTGTTTTGGAGGACGTCGCTTCGAAACATCCAAACAGATCTATCCCACGCCAGTCCGAAGAAACTGGAGGTGCTCTCAAACGATCCCCAACTGCGTCGCTACGTACATCACTTGACGTTCAAAGGGTTCGATGAGGACAGCTATATCCTGGGAGAAGGGCTAGAGTGGAATCGTCATCCCTccggccatctcatcaacctGCAAGACCAACCTGCCGTGAAACTGCTGCGGCCTATCCTCTGTCGACTCGTCAACTGCAAATCATTTGAGTGCTGGTCCTATTCCACTCCAGATCACCCGGACCTTGAACCCATTGCCAGAACTACAGATGCAGTCCAGGTTTTCTTGGATATTGTTTCCGAGACCAGACTGCCAGTGGCTTCGTTTTCAGTCAACTTCCGGCCTTATGGTAGTACAGGCAACAACTATCTGGATCCAAGACGGCTCCATCCGGGCTATTTTACAAAGGCTGGGTTTGTTGATGTATGGGCGcagcttgagaagctcaTCTTGGACTTTAATTCTGACTTCGAGATCATTCTCAATTGGGCAACAGACTTGATTCGACTTGCTCCCAACGTCAAGAAGTTGGATATGAGGCTCGATGAACCTGATAACGCTTTCATTCTAATTCAGCGCCTGGCCACAGACAGTTTTGTATGGCCTCGATTACAAGAGCTTCGATTGGACTATATCAGCTCAAAAATTGCATGTCTCACAGCAGTGCTTCACAAATGCCAGCAGACGCTTCGCGTTCTTTGTATCGGGGACCTGATCATAGATGCAAGTGTTGCTGACCTGAGACTGCTCTTTCAAATTCTGAGCAGACAGTTTCCGTATCTGGGGAAAGTCAATTTCGGCGCATGGTGGTCTCGTGGTACAGGTATGCCTAGCGCCCTGGTCGTTCATTACCCAGGGTTTCTTGACAATTTGAATATGGACGAAACGGAGAAGGCCAGGGTTAGAGTCGTATATAGGGGT
Above is a window of Aspergillus puulaauensis MK2 DNA, chromosome 2, nearly complete sequence DNA encoding:
- a CDS encoding uncharacterized protein (COG:S;~EggNog:ENOG410PYPW) — protein: MTLKDRTCLSMFKSLVIRRRKPAQTLLQGLLPEMVEVVALFLEPADMCALRMTCRSLYNKTYIVFWRTSLRNIQTDLSHASPKKLEVLSNDPQLRRYVHHLTFKGFDEDSYILGEGLEWNRHPSGHLINLQDQPAVKLLRPILCRLVNCKSFECWSYSTPDHPDLEPIARTTDAVQVFLDIVSETRLPVASFSVNFRPYGSTGNNYLDPRRLHPGYFTKAGFVDVWAQLEKLILDFNSDFEIILNWATDLIRLAPNVKKLDMRLDEPDNAFILIQRLATDSFVWPRLQELRLDYISSKIACLTAVLHKCQQTLRVLCIGDLIIDASVADLRLLFQILSRQFPYLGKVNFGAWWSRGTGMPSALVVHYPGFLDNLNMDETEKARVRVVYRGMKGRRRARVVAYSGPQVRVVLDTLAISVELA